One segment of Carya illinoinensis cultivar Pawnee chromosome 1, C.illinoinensisPawnee_v1, whole genome shotgun sequence DNA contains the following:
- the LOC122315347 gene encoding uncharacterized protein LOC122315347 — translation MAERSKRIRGVAVARGGTRVSHRLFVDDCVIFGRALMAEWQRIHRLLEMYGKASGQMLNLQKSTIFFSSNTPTAVRRQIQREAGVPVCGNYEKYLGLPAMIGRSRYNTFREVKERVCARLNNWKNLFLSQAGKEILLKAVIQAIPTYSMSVFMLPRRICKEISSLMARFWWGHKEKDNKIQWRSWDKLGDSKRDGGLGFRDLECFNQAMLENAHLPFFDGCRDYEGEIF, via the coding sequence ATGGCTGAAAGGTCAAAGAGAATAAGGGGGGTAGcagtggccagaggtggaacaAGGGTCAGTCACCGGCTTTTTGTAGAtgattgtgtgatttttgggaGAGCTCTTATGGCAGAATGGCAGAGGATTCATAGGCTGTTGGAGATGTACGGGAAGGCCTCAGGACAGATGCTCAATTTACAGAAATCCACTatctttttcagctcaaataCACCTACTGCAGTGAGAAGACAAATTCAAAGGGAAGCAGGGGTCCCTGTGTGTGGGAATTATGAGAAATATCTAGGTCTACCTGCCATGATAGGTAGATCTAGGTATAACACTTTCAGGGAAGTAAAGGAAAGGGTATGTGCAAGGCTGAATAATTGGAAGAACCTGTTTCTATCGCAAGCAGGGAAAGAAATTTTGTTGAAAGCAGTTATCCAGGCTATTCCTACATACTCAATGAGTGTGTTCATGTTGCCTAGAAGAATTTGCAAAGAGATCTCTTCACTCATGgccagattttggtgggggcataaagaaaaagataacaAGATTCAATGGAGAAGTTGGGACAAATTGGGGGACTCAAAAAGGGATGGGGGGTTAGGTTTTAGGGATCTTGAATGTTTCAATCAAGCAATGCTGGAGAATGCTCACCTCCCCTTCTTTGATGGTTGTCGAGATTATgaaggagaaatattttag